The Eggerthella guodeyinii sequence GGCTGGCCCACAAGTTCGCCAACAGCACGATGACTTCGCTGAACTCGCGCGGATAATCCGTGACGATGCTGCCGTCGCGCACGCCCTGCTCCACGATGGGCTGCACGAAGTCGGGCACCGTCTCGTCGAACACCGATTGGTACTGCATGCCCAGCAGACGCGCGTTCTTCACCGGGTCCACATCGGGCGCGGCGTTGGCCCACAGGTCCATCTGCGGTCCGGCGATAGAAGCCGCGAACAGGGCTTGCAGCTTCTCGGCTCCGTTCATGCTGCCGTCGTCGCGGATGCGGCGAAGCTCGCCGTACAGCGCCGCATTGTCGCGGTCGAGGGCGGCCGACAGGATGTCTTCCTTCGACTTGAAGTGGTGGTACACCGCGCCTTTCGTGAGGCCGCCCAGCCCATCGATGATGTCCTGGATGCTGGTGTTGTCGTATCCTTTCTCGAAGAACAGAGCGAGGGCCACGTCGAGGATGCGGTTCACCGTCTCCTCGGGATGCTTGTTGCGAGCCATCGGCCCTCCTCTCCACACGTGAATACATACCAACGGTATGTATCCTACGATACTCCGGTGGAGAAGGCAAGAAAAAGTTTGCCGCGCGCTGCGGCCACCTTCATACTAAGGCGCATGCGCCAACGCGATCAGAGAGAACAGGAGCATCGACCCATGAGCACCTGCCTTGTTGCACAATCCGGCGGGCCCACCGCCGTCATCAACGCCAGCCTGGCCGGCGTCATCCGCGCGAACCAGCTGAACCCCCTGTACGACCGCGTGCTGGGCGGCATCCACGGCATCGAGGGCGTGCTGGCCGACCAGCTGTACGACCTCACCGACCTTTCGAGCCGCAACCTGGATCTGCTCAAGCAAACCCCCTCGTCGGCGCTGGGCACGTGCCGCTACAAGCTCAAGCGCGACGACGAAGCCGACTTCCGCCGCCTCGCGGACGTGATGGACGCCCACGACATCGACACCATGTTCTACATCGGCGGGAACGACTCGATGGACACCGTCGACGCGCTGGCCGAATGGGCGGCCGAGAACGCGCCGGGCAAGCGCTTCGTCGGCATCCCCAAAACCGTGGACAACGACCTGGTGCCGGTGGACCACTGCCCCGGCTTCCCGAGCGCCGCGAAGGTGGCCTGCCAGATCACGCACGCCACGCGGCTCGACTACGACGCCTATACGCGCCCCGAGGTGTTCGTGCTCGAGGCCATGGGCCGCGACGCGGGCTGGCTGGCGGCCAGCTGCTGCGTCACCGGCGACGTTAACTTGCTCGTGCTGCCCGAGATGGACTTCGAGCGCGACGCGTTTTTGGCTGCGGTGCGCGCGAAGCTCGACGAGACCGGCGCATGCTACATCGTGGTGTCGGAGGGCGCGCGCTACGCCGACGGCACCTACCTGTCCGCGGGCGACGCGGCCAACGACGGCTTCTGCCACGCGGTGCTGGGCGGAGCCGGACAGACGCTCAAGCAGATGATCGTCGACGCCGGCATCGTGCCGCGCGGCGTGGTGCAAGACCTGTCGCGCGCGGCGCGCTCCAGCAACTTCGCCCAGAGCCTCGTGGACGTGAATGAGGCGTACGACCTGGGGATGAGCGCCCACATGCGCAGCGCCGACCCCGCGTTCACCGGCCAGGTGGTGGGCATCCGCCGCAACGCCGCCGCTGCCGCCGAGGGGCGCTACGAGGCCGAGGTGTTCGCCGGGCCCGCCAGCGAGTTCGCCAACTTCGTCAAGCGCTTCCCCGACGAGTGGATGCTGCCGAACTACCAGGGCATCACGCCGGAGGCGATCGCGTACTTCCAGCCGCTCATCGAGGGCGAGCCGAAGCTCATCATGGAAGGCGGTTTGCCCGCCACCCTCCAGCCCTTCAACCGCCGCTAACGACGCGGACGACGGCGCGGCGGGCGGTACGCCCCCGCCCGCCGTCGCCCGATCGAATGCGGCTTGGGGCCCTCCCCTTACGCGCCTCGCGTGCGCGTCCAATGGCGCAGGTAGAGGGTGCCGATGAGGGCCGGGATCACGGGCGACGCGGCCTGCGCCACGAAGATGCCCACGTAGCCGAAGCCCAGCACGCCGCTCAGCAGGAACGCCAGGCCGAAGCGCACGACGAACGCGTCGATGAGCGAGTTCACCAGCACGAGGCGAGGCGAGCCGGCCCCCAGCGCGAACGAATCGAAGCTGTACATGGCCGCATAGAACAGGCCGTTCACGCTGCACGTGATGCGCAGGTACAGCACGGCGATGTCGAGCGTCGCGGGATCCGTCAGGCCGTACGCGCTCGCGATCAGCGGGGCCAGCAGCTGCACGACCACCTGCACGCCCACGATCACGCTCACGTTGAACGTGGCGCCGAGGCGTGCCACGTCGCGCGCCCGACCCCATGCGCCCGCGCCCGCGTTCTGCGCGGCCGCCGTGGTGATGGCCTGGCCGATGGCCCAGCACGGCAGCCCTGCGATGGTGCTGATCTGCAGGCCGACGCCGGCCGCGGCGGCCACGTCGGTCCCGTAGCGGTTCAACAGCCCGGTGACCAGCGCGTACGACAGGTTCACCACCGCCATCTGCACGGCGGAGGGCACGCCCACGTGCAGCACTTCGCCGATACTCGCGCGCAGCGGCGCACCGCCGCGCGCACCGCGGGAGAACACGCCGGCCAGACGCCCGCCGGGAAAGCGCCGACGCACCGCGATGAGCGCGCCGACCGCCGCCACGCTCTGCGCGATGACCGTCGCGAACGCCGCCCCCACCACGCCGAGGCCTGCCGGCCCCACCAGCACGAGGTCGAGCGCCACGTTCACGAGCAGGGCAACCCCCACCAGCGCCAACGGCGTGCGCGCGTCGCCCTGCGCCTTGAGGAAGGCGGCTGCAGCGTTCATGAGGAAGGGTCCGACGGAGCCGCAGCACAGCACCACGGTGTAGGCGCAGGCACCGTCGAGCGCCGCCTCGGGCACGGCGTTGGCCGTGAACGCCGGACGCGCCAGCATCGTGCCCAGCACGGCGATCGCCGCCGCCCCCGCCAGCGCAACCACGATCGTGGCCGCGTACGCGCGCCGCTGGCCGGCCACGTCGCGCGCGCCCACGAACCGCGCGATCACCACGCCGCCGCCCGCCGTGAGGCCGATGACGAACGCGTTCACGATGAACGTGGCGTTGGTCGCATTGCTGATGGACACGAGCCCCACCGCGCCCATCACCTGGCCGACCACCACCATGTCGACCGCCTGGTACACGTATTGCAGCAGGTTCACCGCCATGAGCGGCAGCGCGAAGGCGAGGAGCTGCCGGAACAGCGGCCCCTCGGTAAAGGAAAGAGGAACGTTGGATTCGAGTTTGGTAGGTGCTTTCGACACGGTTGCTCACCTCTGAGAATTCGGGAAACGGAATGCGGAATGCGAGCGGGACGCGACCGGCGCGTCCGGCGCTGCGCGCAAAAAAGCGCCGCAGATGAATCATCACCTGCGACGCTCAAAGGATTCCGTCATGCCGGCATCGAAGAGGAGGCGTGCCTGACCTGGGCAGCGCGCCTATCGATGCCGATGAGTATGTCCCGGTGCTCCGTGCGATGCTTCATCGGCGATCATGCGCGGAGCCGTTACTCTGCAGAGTTTCATGCGTGCCTTCTCGTTGAGGCGGATACAGCGTCGCCCAGCATACCGCGCCGGGCAGGCGCGGTCAACCCGCGGGAGGCGCGGCGGGAACGGCTGCGGGGGCGGCGGGGACGGCGGACGTCGCGGCGTCCGCGTCGTCCAGCACGACCTTTCCCCAGGCGCACATCTGGTTGAGGATGGGGACGAAGCTCCGCCCGCGCTCGGTGAGCGAGTACTCGGTTTTGGGCGGCACCTGATGGTACAGCTCGCGATGCACCATGCCGTCGGCTTCCAGCTCGCGCAGCTGCTGGGTGAGCATCTTCGGCGTGGCCTGCGTCATCCTGCGCTGCAGCTCGCCGAAGCGCAGCACGCGCGCGTTGCTCAGGTGCCACAGGATCAGCACCTTGTGCTTGCCGCCCACGATGTCGATGGTGGCCTCCACGGGGCAATGGTACGCGCTGGGACAGGTTTTCATGCGCAGCCTCTTTCGCTCGATGCAGCATTCGGCAGGGCACTCGACGCGTCGTGCGGCGCGTCGCTCGACCTGCCGTCCAATACTATCTTTTTGGGTAGTATATTCCAAAAAAGTGTCTACTTGTTCCGAAGATAGCAAAGCGTAGGATGAAAGGCGACCGAACACCGGAACCCCAACCCGAGAGATTGGAGCACTCCATGTCGTTTCTCGACCTCGCACGAAAGCGCTGCTCGATCCGCGCCTACCAGCCCGCCCCCGTCAGCCAAGAGCTGATCGACGCCATCGTGGAAGCGGGACGCGTCGCGCCCACCGCCGCCAACCGCCAACCGGTGCGCATTGTCTGCGCAACGAGCGAAACAAGCCTCGCCCACCTGGGAGAAGCGGCCAACTTGCACGGCGCGCCGCTCGCGCTCGTCGTGTGCGTCGACGCCCAGCGGGCATGGAAGCGGCGAGTGGACGGCTGGTCGTCGGCCGAAGTGGACGCCTCCATCGTGACCGACCACCTGATGCTCGCTGCCGCCGATCTCGGCCTCGGCAGCGTGTGGATCTGCAACTTCGATCCCGCAATCGTGCGCGAGGCGTGCGCGCTTCCCCCGTCGCTCGAGCCGGTGAACATCCTGGCCGTCGGGCACGCCGCCTGCGACCCCACCAGCCCCGACCGCCACGCAACCG is a genomic window containing:
- a CDS encoding TetR/AcrR family transcriptional regulator; this translates as MARNKHPEETVNRILDVALALFFEKGYDNTSIQDIIDGLGGLTKGAVYHHFKSKEDILSAALDRDNAALYGELRRIRDDGSMNGAEKLQALFAASIAGPQMDLWANAAPDVDPVKNARLLGMQYQSVFDETVPDFVQPIVEQGVRDGSIVTDYPREFSEVIVLLANLWASPMFRACTAEELRTRIDYYIDIVKALGGLSLAEDGLACILEGYRSQFHERFDAVNS
- a CDS encoding diphosphate--fructose-6-phosphate 1-phosphotransferase, which translates into the protein MSTCLVAQSGGPTAVINASLAGVIRANQLNPLYDRVLGGIHGIEGVLADQLYDLTDLSSRNLDLLKQTPSSALGTCRYKLKRDDEADFRRLADVMDAHDIDTMFYIGGNDSMDTVDALAEWAAENAPGKRFVGIPKTVDNDLVPVDHCPGFPSAAKVACQITHATRLDYDAYTRPEVFVLEAMGRDAGWLAASCCVTGDVNLLVLPEMDFERDAFLAAVRAKLDETGACYIVVSEGARYADGTYLSAGDAANDGFCHAVLGGAGQTLKQMIVDAGIVPRGVVQDLSRAARSSNFAQSLVDVNEAYDLGMSAHMRSADPAFTGQVVGIRRNAAAAAEGRYEAEVFAGPASEFANFVKRFPDEWMLPNYQGITPEAIAYFQPLIEGEPKLIMEGGLPATLQPFNRR
- a CDS encoding MATE family efflux transporter, translated to MSKAPTKLESNVPLSFTEGPLFRQLLAFALPLMAVNLLQYVYQAVDMVVVGQVMGAVGLVSISNATNATFIVNAFVIGLTAGGGVVIARFVGARDVAGQRRAYAATIVVALAGAAAIAVLGTMLARPAFTANAVPEAALDGACAYTVVLCCGSVGPFLMNAAAAFLKAQGDARTPLALVGVALLVNVALDLVLVGPAGLGVVGAAFATVIAQSVAAVGALIAVRRRFPGGRLAGVFSRGARGGAPLRASIGEVLHVGVPSAVQMAVVNLSYALVTGLLNRYGTDVAAAAGVGLQISTIAGLPCWAIGQAITTAAAQNAGAGAWGRARDVARLGATFNVSVIVGVQVVVQLLAPLIASAYGLTDPATLDIAVLYLRITCSVNGLFYAAMYSFDSFALGAGSPRLVLVNSLIDAFVVRFGLAFLLSGVLGFGYVGIFVAQAASPVIPALIGTLYLRHWTRTRGA
- a CDS encoding winged helix-turn-helix transcriptional regulator; this translates as MKTCPSAYHCPVEATIDIVGGKHKVLILWHLSNARVLRFGELQRRMTQATPKMLTQQLRELEADGMVHRELYHQVPPKTEYSLTERGRSFVPILNQMCAWGKVVLDDADAATSAVPAAPAAVPAAPPAG
- a CDS encoding nitroreductase family protein, which codes for MSFLDLARKRCSIRAYQPAPVSQELIDAIVEAGRVAPTAANRQPVRIVCATSETSLAHLGEAANLHGAPLALVVCVDAQRAWKRRVDGWSSAEVDASIVTDHLMLAAADLGLGSVWICNFDPAIVREACALPPSLEPVNILAVGHAACDPTSPDRHATERIPTSEFVVNG